Proteins encoded in a region of the Amyelois transitella isolate CPQ chromosome 9, ilAmyTran1.1, whole genome shotgun sequence genome:
- the LOC106132487 gene encoding palmitoyltransferase ZDHHC6 codes for MASTPLRRLFHWGPIAVLCIIKLITWAMVHLIGMWWPPTESVGGAVHAAVFLLFAASTLYYFLQSLMEGPGFVPLGWKPDKEEDKECLQFCSVCNGYKAPRSHHCRQCGRCVLKLDHHCPWINCCVGHLNHASFVKFLLAAVIGCLHASIVLSICIYHAIHRIWYIHNGTGSEPMIYLTLTTLLLTLLAIGMAIGVVLAVGTLFYFQIRSILKNQTTIEDWIMEKAVCRHMEQGLRPFVFPYDLGRKRNFEMVFSAGYDGIHWPVRDGCGEYDLTLEQLSQKRDKLSRSRLYRCVSRYSGRWLPLLQSPRAALAAPCSTEPRLPLREGDSVRVTRQRRYWLFGEKLTGSGEGRGPRGWFPRECAAPAERSRGNHAKPD; via the exons ATGGCTTCGACACCGCTAAGAAGACTCTTCCATTGGGGACCGATAGctgttttatgtataataaagcTCATAACATGGGCTATGGTGCATTTAATTGGAATGTGGTGGCCACCAACTGAATCTGTAGGTGGAGCGGTCCATGCTGCGGTGTTTCTGTTATTTGCTGCCTCAACTTTATACTATTTCCTCCAGTCTTTAATGGAAGGACCAGGATTTGTACCATTGGGATGGAAACCA GATAAAGAAGAAGACAAAGAGTGCTTGCAGTTTTGCTCTGTGTGCAATGGTTATAAAGCACCGAGGTCACACCACTGCAGGCAAT GTGGTCGCTGTGTATTGAAATTGGACCATCACTGCCCGTGGATCAACTGTTGCGTGGGCCACCTCAACCACGCCAGTTTTGTGAAGTTTCTGTTGGCAGCAGTCATTGGCTGTCTGCACGCTTCAATT gttttatcAATCTGCATATACCACGCCATACACCGCATCTGGTACATCCACAATGGCACGGGGAGTGAACCCATGATCTACCTGACTTTAACCACTCTGCTGCTGACCCTCCTCGCTATTGGGATGGCCATTGGGGTTGTTTTAGCTGTTGGcacgttgttttattttcag ATCCGTAGCATTCTCAAGAACCAAACTACAATCGAAGACTGGATAATGGAGAAGGCTGTGTGCCGTCACATGGAACAAGGTCTCAGGCCCTTCGTCTTCCCTTACGACCTCGGTAGGAAGAGGAACTTCGAAATGGTGTTCAGTGCGGGCTATGATGGTATACACTGGCCAGTGAGAGATGGTTGCGGGGAATATGATCTTACT CTCGAGCAGCTATCTCAGAAGCGGGACAAGCTGTCCCGGTCCCGCTTGTACCGCTGCGTGTCGCGCTACTCGGGCCGCTGGCTGCCGCTGCTGCAGTCCCCCAGGGCTGCGCTGGCGGCGCCCTGCAGCACGGAGCCGCGACTGCCGCTCCGCGAGGGGGACTCTGTCAGGGTCACCAGGCAGAGGAG GTATTGGTTGTTCGGGGAGAAGCTGACGGGGTCCGGGGAGGGTCGCGGGCCCCGGGGCtggttcccgcgggaatgcgCGGCGCCGGCCGAGCGCTCCCGCGGGAACCACGCCAAGCCCGACTAG
- the LOC106132486 gene encoding tubulin alpha-1A chain: MRECISVHIGQAGVQIGNACWELYCLEHGIQPDGQMPSDKTLGGGDDSFNTFFSETGAGKHVPRAVFVDLEPTVVDEVRTGTYRQLFHPEQLITGKEDAANNYARGHYTIGKEIVDVVLDRIRKLADQCTGLQGFLVFHSFGGGTGSGFTSLLMERLSVDYGKKSKLEFSIYPAPQVSTAVVEPYNSILTTHTTLEHSDCAFMVDNEAIYDICRRNLDIERPTYTNLNRLIGQIVSSITASLRFDGALNVDLTEFQTNLVPYPRIHFPLATYAPVISAEKAYHEQLTVAEITNACFEPANQMVKCDPRHGKYMACCMLYRGDVVPKDVNAAIATIKTKRTIQFVDWCPTGFKVGINYQPPTVVPGGDLAKVQRAVCMLSNTTAIAEAWARLDHKFDLMYAKRAFVHWYVGEGMEEGEFSEAREDLAALEKDYEEVGVDSTEGELDEENEY; the protein is encoded by the exons AGGGAATGTATCTCCGTCCACATCGGCCAAGCGGGCGTTCAGATCGGCAACGCCTGCTGGGAACTGTACTGTCTGGAGCACGGCATCCAGCCTGATGGCCAGATGCCTTCGGACAAGACCCTGGGAGGCGGAGACGACTCGTTCAACACCTTCTTCAGTGAGACCGGGGCGGGGAAACATGTGCCCAGGGCTGTCTTCGTTGACCTGGAACCTACAGTAGTTG ACGAGGTGCGCACTGGCACCTACCGTCAGTTGTTTCACCCAGAACAACTTATCACTGGCAAGGAAGATGCCGCGAACAACTACGCCAGGGGGCACTACACCATTGGCAAGGAGATCGTTGATGTCGTCCTCGACAGGATCAGGAAACTCGCAGACCAGTGCACAGGACTTCAG GGTTTCTTGGTGTTCCACTCTTTCGGCGGCGGCACCGGCTCCGGATTCACCTCCCTGCTGATGGAGAGGCTCTCCGTCGACTACGGCAAGAAATCCAAGCTTGAGTTCTCCATCTACCCCGCGCCTCAG GTGTCGACAGCGGTGGTGGAGCCTTATAACTCTATCCTGACAACCCACACGACCCTGGAGCACTCGGACTGCGCCTTCATGGTGGACAACGAGGCCATCTACGACATCTGCCGGAGAAACCTCGACATCGAGAGACCCACGTACACCAACCTCAACAGGCTTATTGGACAA ATTGTGTCCTCAATCACAGCTTCTCTCCGTTTCGACGGCGCCCTGAACGTGGACCTGACAGAGTTCCAGACTAATTTGGTGCCGTACCCCCGCATCCACTTTCCGCTGGCCACGTACGCGCCCGTCATATCCGCTGAGAAGGCCTACCATGAACAGCTCACTGTCGCAGAGATTACCAACGCTTGCTTCGAGCCAGCCAACCAG atgGTAAAATGCGACCCGCGTCACGGCAAATACATGGCTTGCTGTATGTTGTACAG AGGAGACGTGGTACCCAAGGACGTGAATGCCGCCATTGCTACCATTAAGACCAAGAGGACCATCCAGTTCGTGGACTGGTGCCCCACAGGATTCAAG GTCGGCATCAACTACCAGCCGCCGACCGTGGTGCCGGGCGGAGACCTTGCGAAGGTGCAACGTGCAGTCTGCATGTTGTCCAACACCACCGCCATTGCCGAAGCTTGGGCCAG acTGGACCACAAATTCGACCTGATGTACGCTAAGCGCGCCTTCGTCCACTGGTACGTGGGTGAGGGCATGGAGGAGGGGGAGTTCTCCGAGGCCCGGGAGGACCTCGCCGCCTTGGAGAAAGACTACGAGGAGGTCGGAGTGGACTCCACTGAGGGCGAACTGGATGAGGAAAACGAATATTAG